The genomic stretch GATATTCAACATGCCAATACTATGTaagtctctttctttctttttatgtgtttttgtttctgTGAAAttgtcctttttttttcttctatctgttatttctgatcaattttctatTCTTCATCGTATGTGTTGGTTGAACTTGCACATCAATATGATTGTTGGATAGTTTCTTTCATCAGTAAATTAAAATTTGTGTTTTTGATATTAAAATTGGTGCAAATTTACTACTAACTGAGTAAAGTAGCTCAACCCAAATATTTCCTTTTTTAACAACCATTTCCTATTTCGATTTGTTTGGTGTTTAAATTTGGATTTAGATATACCGATGGTTAATCAGAGGCGGTCAGAGGGTGAAGCCACTAAATTAGCCGGGGCTTTAGGCGTCAGAATATTGGGGGCCtcaatttatttttcaatttctAATTGATGACTGGTATTATTAAATAAAAAATCTACTTCAAGTATAAATATAtagaatttttcttttttaattccatTAAAGTTTGCTTTAGGCCACCAAACTTATTGAGCCTCTCCCTCGGCCACAATCTTGAAATGTTAACAAATACTTATCATTTTGTATTTGCGCTAGACTTATATGGAGCTCCAGCATGTCAAAATACTTTGGAGCAAATGTCCAAATTTACACCTCTACTATGGTTTAAAGCAGTGGCGTAATCAAAAATTCCgtcaagggtgttcaaactttAAATAATTCAATAATTGTTTTTGTCGAAAAATGGAGTACCAATTTTTTTAGATCAAACTACGTAGTAACATTTAGCTAaactattaaaaaaaattaataaactataattttataaatcaaaattaaaataacaaaaagacAATATTAGAAATTTTACTAATAAAAGTAAGCATATAatcaaagaaaagagagagtcgaGAAGATTTGTAGTTTGTAGAGAGCTTATGTTGAAGAATTTTTTATAAAGCTTgacttttaaattataaaacttaTTTAAGAAATAACTTTTAgcaaaaaaattacttttaagaTTAGTATTTATTTCTACACAAATTTTacgttttaagagttaatttattaagataaattgaaaaagaatcaaatatacCAAACATGGTGGACTCCATCTAGTTTTGGCAGAACTTTGAACCTGTGAGCAACACGTCCTTTTGAACATTCTGAACCGATGGACTGCCTCACTCAACTATATTAAGGGtgttcaaaatataatatacaaTCATATAAAGTAGTATTTAACTTATATACACAGTATAATTTTTTAGCAAAGGATGTGCGCTTGACCACCCTTGGCATAGGGTGGCTACGCCACTAGTTTAAAGTCATCATCGGTTATACTTCATGTTGGAGTCCTTTGGCTAAGGTTAATTTGCTTTTGAGGTGGTTTAAGTTTCCTCCCACTGTTTGCTTGTTTTTTTTCCTATCTTAGTTCTTGGTAAACATGCAACAATTGTTTCAAGAATAGCTGGTTATCAATTCATTGCAGGGCAGCAGCTCTTCCGCGGGATCTCGATGGGGATTGTGTTCAGATGAAAGTTTCCTACGGCTTTCTTGCTCCCTTCTTGCTATTTCTGATAGAATGGATGGATTATAGTTGCTTAGATAATCTTGTTACTTGTTTAGGCCTCCTTCACATTCTTGTTTACAGGGTGAGTTTCCATTTTTACTTCAATGTATATTTAAATGCATGGTCATTTTATTTGGATACCTGCCCAGGATCTAACATATAAAATTCAGTATCACTTAATACTGTGTAATACTGAATCCAACATGAAATAACTTATAAAACACCGCAAAAACCAGAAACCTTGATCTCATCTTTCTACTTTATTTACTATAAAAACAAGGGTAAATTTACTAACTTAATTTCACTTAATGCAATGAAAGCAAAAATATTCCTGTGATTGTTAATCCCGCCATTATGATCCCGAATGCATAACTTTGTCTGTGAACCAAATGACCCTTTAGAGTTGTCATTGTCATTTGTTTCATCTCTCGATGGGTATATATTCTCAGTATTGCTTCTATACCTGATGTTTAAACTAGTCATCCTTGCAGGTCTATGTTGATGGAATTCCAACAATGTCCCCACAAGAAAGGAAAGCCACGATTAGAGAATTCTACGGTTTGCattctttccttgtttggtttATTCTCTAGACTAGATGCTATAAGGGGTGGCAGAAAAACAAGAGAAAGTTATCAGATAAAAAGTAAAATTGAGATTGTTAGAAGCTGTTTAATCAAGTTCATGATACTACtacttttctccttttttaacTGCAACTGACGATAATAAAATGATATCGGAGGGAGTGCTATAGGATTTcatctgttttttttttaaatcttgcAGCCATTATATATCCTTCACTAAAGCAGCTAGAGGGAAATCTAGTGGAATTAATGAAGGAGAATGGTAAAATAACTCAACTCTCTCACACTTGGAATGGAGAAGGAGTGGAAGAGAAGAGACAGTCATGTAAAGGTATAGAGGGAGAAGAAGAATGCGACATATGCATGGAGACTGGCGCCAAGGTGGTTCTGCCTAATTGTGGCCATTCCATGTGTGTTGTCTGTTTCCATGACTGGTATGAAAAAAGACTCCCCTTTGCATAACTAGTTTCAGAATGTTAACAAGATATTGCTTCTTTGTTGAAACAAAGACACTACATTCCATTACTATTTATCTTTCAGGTACATCCGGTCTCAATCATGCCCTTTTTGCCGAGGTAGTCTAAAGAGAGTGAGCTCTGGAGACTTGTGGGTTCTAACTAGTGACTGCGATGTGGTTGATAGAACTGTACTTGCACAGGAGAACCTAAGGCGCTTCTACCTTTATATTGATAAGTTGCCACTTGCTGTGCCTGACACCAATGTGATGCTTTACGACTATATGATATAGCGTTGGAAGTGGAAGCAATGAATCATGCATACTGATCTATTATCAAATATGCACGATTCGTCTTTAAATCCCATGTAATACAGCGGAATAAGGGCTCTCACTCGCATTGTATATAGTTAGCTAAATACTAGCTATCCTACTGCAACTCAGAGCTTCAGCGACAAGGTGTTTGTGGAATGACTACTCTTTGCACATGATTGCTTTGTGCAATTCCGCGATAAGTTTCTTTAATGGAGGAAAATTATGTAAAGGGTCATCTAACTCATGACAGTAGAAATCATAGAGATATGTCTGACATTCAACTCAGTTTTTTTGGGACCTGAGTGCTGAAATGGGAAGGCAAATGACTAAAGGATTTATTTACCATTGGCAAGTTCAGCTGCTGATTGTAATGCTTGTACAGTATATTACAATGAAAAATAAAGGATGCATTTACCTGTTACTCACCAAAGCCATGTGCTTTTTCCATTTATTATATCCCAATGTTCATCATGGGGAAGAAAAATCTTTAATTGCAGAGATTAGTATAGTCATGGTTTTAACTTATTTTGTATTTAAGAAGTGGTTCATCTCCTTTTCATTTCATAATACGGTGAGCGTTTTTACTGTAAATATTACAAAAATACACCAAAATTCTTCAAAGCTTGAAATGTATCAAGGATACTGTCCTTAAGGAtatcaaaataattttttcaaaATCAAATGTGGATTAGGCTTCACGTGTATATTTCATGCAGAAGGGGGAGCCCAATCCTTTTTACTAGTTCTTTACGAGCCCAAAAAAATAACTCATTATAAATTGAAAAAGAGAACTCTTTCTAGTCCACGAGGAACACTTTATTTTGAGATATTATTCACAACTTCTCTACACATTAAGCTCTCAATCTAGAGCTACAGTCAGGATTAGTGACTAACGTTCTTCAATGACATCCTCAATCATTTGACAGAATATTGTTGCAACAATGGGTTTAACTATGAAGATATTCATAGCTATACAATTGGTTGCCTAGAGGAATTCCTTCAACGTGTACCTATGAAGATATACATAGCAACATAATTGGGTGCCTAGATCCTTAATAAGTGGCTCACCAATAGCTGCTAGCAAGATACTCAGTTACAACTTTTAGCCTACTTTTAACTTTATTCTATCGATTTCTTCCAATAAACAACCAAGGTTGTAGCCTAACAATAAATAATTGGTTGAATGCTATAGGAAACTACAACTCAAATTTCAACCGAGCTAAAAAATTCTCCGTGATTTTCTTCTATCAGCCTAAGCTTTAGTGACACAGTTGCCTTATATCTCTGTTGGTCGCAGGTAACTGATACTCGATGAAATAAGAAGTGTGATAAGTTGATGAAGACACCATTGTCATCAAAAAGTGTTGAATACTAGCCAAATAGTAATACCTCTTAAGTTGGTGTTGGGCCAGCTAAAAATGATAGGGGTAAGTTGcactttattgtgctccgtttcTTTTCTTTCCTATTTGTTAAGATAAGAGAAAATAAGACAAAAGAGATAGTGACATTTGTCCAAGGGTCAATTACTACAAGTAGATGACTCTAGGATTTTCTTTCCCGGACATTGCTATGTTTTTGGTGAGTCGGACATTCAAAGTGGTTTAAAATTTACTTCTTCATTTTTATTTGTTCGttatactaaaaatatatttttatttgtcAATTTTAACAAATCAAGAGAAACTTAATTTCCCCCCCTATTTTACCTTAATATTAACTATTTATTTCTCAAATTATTCTCAACTTTTTAAaatgctattattattattattattattattattattattgtactgacccgaccggtcgttttgagcacttgcacttcgctcgccagttctcgggcatgactagccccgtatgatgtattatgactcatgtaaatcgtcggttttggttttcaggttaaacgaaatagatatggaagaatgattctcagcttgaagctttaaatttgaaatgtttgaccaagttttgatttTTTAGTATTTGCCCTC from Nicotiana sylvestris chromosome 12, ASM39365v2, whole genome shotgun sequence encodes the following:
- the LOC104231850 gene encoding E3 ubiquitin-protein ligase AIRP2-like isoform X1, which codes for MWQNQTSSFRESIKALEADIQHANTMAAALPRDLDGDCVQMKVSYGFLAPFLLFLIEWMDYSCLDNLVTCLGLLHILVYRSSLQVYVDGIPTMSPQERKATIREFYAIIYPSLKQLEGNLVELMKENGKITQLSHTWNGEGVEEKRQSCKGIEGEEECDICMETGAKVVLPNCGHSMCVVCFHDWYIRSQSCPFCRGSLKRVSSGDLWVLTSDCDVVDRTVLAQENLRRFYLYIDKLPLAVPDTNVMLYDYMI
- the LOC104231850 gene encoding E3 ubiquitin-protein ligase AIRP2-like isoform X2; the encoded protein is MWQNQTSSFRESIKALEADIQHANTMAAALPRDLDGDCVQMKVSYGFLAPFLLFLIEWMDYSCLDNLVTCLGLLHILVYRVYVDGIPTMSPQERKATIREFYAIIYPSLKQLEGNLVELMKENGKITQLSHTWNGEGVEEKRQSCKGIEGEEECDICMETGAKVVLPNCGHSMCVVCFHDWYIRSQSCPFCRGSLKRVSSGDLWVLTSDCDVVDRTVLAQENLRRFYLYIDKLPLAVPDTNVMLYDYMI